The segment CGGTGGTGGTGAGGGGTTCTGCTCGATGACCGACCGAGTGCACGCGGTCGCGGCCTATGACGAGGCCGCGTCGCTCGTCGCCCACGTCGCCGACTTCGTCGCGACCTCGCTCGACGAGGGCGTTCCGGTCGTCACCGTCAGCCGCCCTGCGCACCGCCACGCGGTGGATGCGCTCCTGTCCGCGCGTGGGGTCGACGTCGACCGGGCGCGCCGGGACGGCCGCCTGACCACGCTCGACGCCGACGAGGCGATGGCGCGTTTCCTGGTGGACGGGCGCCCCGACCCGGGACTGTTCTCAGCCTTCCTCGCGTCCCTGGTCCCGGTGGGCGGACCAGGCGTGAGCGCGTTCGGGGAGATGGTCGCCATGCTCTGGGAACGGGGCGAGGTGGCGGCCGCCATCGAGCTGGAGTTGCTCTGGAACAGCGCGATAGCGCGACACCCGATCCGGTTGCTGTGCGCCTACCCGGGGTCCTTGCTCGCCGACGCGGAGCTCGGCGATGTGGCCCGGATGTGCGGTCTCCACGACCACGTCAGCCTGGCCGGGCTGCACCCGCCCCACGGTGGGGCCAAGGCCGACGACGACGTCGTCCGCTCGGGCGTGCACCTGCCCGTCCCTGCCGCGGTCGGCTCGGTCCGCGGCTTCGTGCGGGACACCCTCGCCGGTTGGGACCTCGACCACCTCGTCGGGGATGCCGTCCTCATCACGTCCGAGCTCGCGACGAACGCGGTCACCCACGGCAGCTCGCCGTTCCGGGCCTCGCTCGCGCGGACCGGCGACGTCGTACGCGTGTCGGTGGAGGACGGGTCGAGCGCGTGGCCCCGCTACCACCGCGCACTGCCCGGTGACCAGGACGGCCGGGGCATGGCCATCGTCGCTGTCCTGTCACGCCGCTCGGGCTGTGACTCCACGGCGAGCGGCAAGGTCGCCTGGGCCGAGCTCAGCGCCTGACCCGACGCACGCTCCGACCGTTCGTCGTACGACACCGACCGCTGGGCGACCGACGACGCCCATCGACCGACGCGGCGACGCGCACCCCTCCCGCGCGGCGAGTGACCGGTGCCACGGTGACGGCGGTCACACCCCGTGGCCATCCCGCGCTCGGAAGGACCCGATCCGTGACACAGCAAGAGCAGGCCGCGCGCCACGATCCCATCTACGACCGGCTGCATGCGACACCCGAGTTCGCCGAGCTGCGGCGTCGCTACCGCGGCTTCGTGTTCCCGGCGACGGTCGCGTTCCTGGCCTGGTACCTGCTGTACGTCATCCTCTCCAGCTGGGCGGGCGACTTCATGTCGACGCAGGTCTGGGGCCACATCAACGTGGCGCTGATCTTCGGCCTCCTCCAGTTCGTGACGACGTTCGGCCTCGCCTGGATGTACGCCCGCTTCTCCGCCGCCAAGCTCGACCCGCTGGCCCGCCAGCTCGAGGCGGACTACCGCAAGGGAGACGACGCCTGATGGACACCCAGGTCCTCACTACGTTCCTGTTCCTGTCGGTCGTCGCCCTCACGATCGGCATCACCTTCTGGGCGAGCCGCCAGACCAAGACGGCCGCCGACTTCTACTCCGGCGGACGGTCGTTCTCGGGCTTCCAGAACGGTCTCGCCATCGGCGGCGACTACATGTCGGCGGCGTCGTTCCTCGGCATCTCCGGCGCCATCGCGGTCTACGGCTACGACGGCTTCCTCTACTCCATCGGCTTCCTCGTCGCGTGGCTCGTCGCGCTGCTGCTCGTCGCAGAGATGTTGCGCAACGCGGGTCGTTACACGATGGCCGACCAGCTGGCGTTCCGGATGAGCCAGCGCCCGGTCCGCACGGCGGCGTCGGTCTCGACGGTCGTGGTGTCGATCTTCTACCTGCTCGCCCAGATGGTCGGCGCGGGCACGCTCGTCGCGCTGCTCCTCGGCGTGGACAGCCAGGCGGTCCAGAACATCACCATCATCGGCGTCGGCGCGCTGATGATCTTCTACGTCGTGGTCGGCGGCATGAAGGGCACGACGTACGTCCAGATCGTCAAGGCCGTGCTGCTGATGCTCGGCTCCGCGCTGATCGTGGTCCTGGTGCTGGTCGAGTTCAACTTCAACCTCTCCTCCCTCCTCGGCGCGGCCGCGGAGAACTCCGGGAAGGGCGAGGCGTTCCTGCAGCCCGGTCTGCAGTACGGCGCGAGCCTGACGTCGAAGATCGACTTCCTGTCCCTCGGGCTCGCCCTGGTGCTCGGCACCGCCGGCCTGCCGCACATCCTGATCCGCTTCTACACCGTGCCGACCGCGAAGGACGCACGGAAGTCGGTGCTGTGGGCCATCGGCCTGATCGGCGCCTTCTACCTGATGACGCTGGTCCTCGGCTTCGGTGCCGCTGCCCTTCTGGACCGCGACCAGGTGGACCCGCTCGAGGGGGGCAACCAGAACCTCGCCTCACCGCTCCTTGCCGAAGCCGTCGGCGGTGGCGACGGCTCCACGGGCGGCGCGGTCCTGCTGGCGCTCATCGCAGCGGTGGCCTTCGCGACCATCCTCGCCGTGGTCGCCGGCCTGACGCTGGCCAGCTCCTCCTCGGTGGCGCACGACCTCTACAAGGGCGTCATCAAGAAGGACCAGCCCATCACCGAGAAGGACGAGGTGCGGGTCGCCCGGATCGCCGCGTTCGTCATCGGCGCGGTGGCCATCGCGCTGTCGATCCCGGCCCAGCGACTCAACATCGCGTTCCTCGTGGCACTGGCCTTCGCGGTCGCGGCGTCGGCGAACCTGCCG is part of the Nocardioides cavernae genome and harbors:
- a CDS encoding solute symporter family protein: MDTQVLTTFLFLSVVALTIGITFWASRQTKTAADFYSGGRSFSGFQNGLAIGGDYMSAASFLGISGAIAVYGYDGFLYSIGFLVAWLVALLLVAEMLRNAGRYTMADQLAFRMSQRPVRTAASVSTVVVSIFYLLAQMVGAGTLVALLLGVDSQAVQNITIIGVGALMIFYVVVGGMKGTTYVQIVKAVLLMLGSALIVVLVLVEFNFNLSSLLGAAAENSGKGEAFLQPGLQYGASLTSKIDFLSLGLALVLGTAGLPHILIRFYTVPTAKDARKSVLWAIGLIGAFYLMTLVLGFGAAALLDRDQVDPLEGGNQNLASPLLAEAVGGGDGSTGGAVLLALIAAVAFATILAVVAGLTLASSSSVAHDLYKGVIKKDQPITEKDEVRVARIAAFVIGAVAIALSIPAQRLNIAFLVALAFAVAASANLPAIIFNMFWRRFNTRGAVWSIYGGLISAVGLVLLSPVVSGLPTSLFPDSDWSIFPLNNPGIVSIPLGFLLGYIGTISKREPDAEERYTELEVRALTGAGAEQAVQH
- a CDS encoding DUF485 domain-containing protein is translated as MTQQEQAARHDPIYDRLHATPEFAELRRRYRGFVFPATVAFLAWYLLYVILSSWAGDFMSTQVWGHINVALIFGLLQFVTTFGLAWMYARFSAAKLDPLARQLEADYRKGDDA
- a CDS encoding MEDS domain-containing protein gives rise to the protein MTDRVHAVAAYDEAASLVAHVADFVATSLDEGVPVVTVSRPAHRHAVDALLSARGVDVDRARRDGRLTTLDADEAMARFLVDGRPDPGLFSAFLASLVPVGGPGVSAFGEMVAMLWERGEVAAAIELELLWNSAIARHPIRLLCAYPGSLLADAELGDVARMCGLHDHVSLAGLHPPHGGAKADDDVVRSGVHLPVPAAVGSVRGFVRDTLAGWDLDHLVGDAVLITSELATNAVTHGSSPFRASLARTGDVVRVSVEDGSSAWPRYHRALPGDQDGRGMAIVAVLSRRSGCDSTASGKVAWAELSA